From the Portunus trituberculatus isolate SZX2019 unplaced genomic scaffold, ASM1759143v1 PGA_scaffold_472__1_contigs__length_45509, whole genome shotgun sequence genome, one window contains:
- the LOC123500702 gene encoding histone H2B-like: MPPKASEKAAKKAGKAQNAIAKGDKKKKWRRKESYSIYIYKVLKQVNLDTGVSSKALSIMNSFVNDIFERIAAEASRLAHYNKRSTISSQEIQTAVRLLLPGEVAKHAVSEGTKVVTKYTFSNCQSARRGKEEKRATAVRQYSNPTRLHKSHT; encoded by the coding sequence ATGCCTCCCAAAGCATCAGAAAAGGCTGCCAAGAAGGCTGGCAAGGCTCAGAATGCCATAGCCAaaggggacaagaagaagaagtggaggaggaaggaaagctactCCATCTACATCTACAAGGTGCTCAAGCAGGTCAACCTCGACACTGGTGTGTCCTCCAAGGCTTTGTCAATCATGAACTCTTTCGTGAACGACATTTTCGAGCGCATCGCAGCCGAGGCATCACGCCTGGCACACTACAACAAGCGCTCCACCATCAGCAGCCAGGAGATCCAGACTGCCGTCCGTCTCCTTCTGCCCGGCGAAGTGGCAAAGCACGCCGTCTCTGAGGGCACCAAGGTTGTCACCAAGTACACCTTCTCCAACTGTCAGTCAGCTagaagggggaaagaagaaaaaagagcaactgCTGTCAGACAGTATTCAAACCCTACCCGGCTTCATAAGAGCCACACCTGA
- the LOC123500706 gene encoding histone H2A-like — MSGCGKGGKVRGKLKSRSSRAGLQFPVARIHRLLRKGNYAQRVGAGAPVYLAAVMEYLAAEVLELAGNAARDNKKTRIIPRHLQLAIRNDEELNKLLSGVTIAQGGVLPNIQAVLLPKKTEKK; from the coding sequence ATGTCCGGATgcggcaaaggaggaaaggtgaggggaaagttaAAGTCCCGTTCCAGCCGTGCTGGACTCCAGTTCCCGGTCGCCAGGATTCATCGCCTCCTGAGGAAGGGCAACTACGCCCAGCGAGTGGGGGCTGGCGCCCCCGTGTACCTTGCAGCGGTCATGGAGTACCTGGCCGCCGAAGTCCTCGAGCTTGCCGGCAACGCCGCCCGCGACAACAAGAAGACTCGCATCATCCCACGTCACCTGCAGCTGGCCATCCGGAACGACGAGGAACTTAACAAGCTCCTCTCCGGGGTCACCATTGCACAGGGTGGCGTGCTGCCAAACATTCAGGCTGTGCTCCTTCCCAAGAAGACCGAGAAGAAGtaa